One segment of Alnus glutinosa chromosome 2, dhAlnGlut1.1, whole genome shotgun sequence DNA contains the following:
- the LOC133861531 gene encoding TMV resistance protein N-like isoform X2: MAASAFLSSSSSSSHPSGTYDVFLSFRGEDTRKNFTDHLYFALKDAGINTFRDDNELRRGEDLASELLSAIQGSKISVIVFSRNYAESKWCLEELVKIMECRRTVRQLVLPIFYDVKPSDVRNQTSSFAQAFLKHEDRYLLDIDKVIRWRRALIEAANLSGWDLRNTADGHEAKFIRKIVEVVSKELNSTYLYVTLYPVGVDSRVQDITSLLGVGANDVRMVGIWGMGGIGKTTISKAIYNQLFHSFEDEQDKGE, from the exons ATGGCTGCCAGTGcattcctctcttcttcttcttcttcctcccatcCCAGCGGAACCTACGACGTCTTCTTGAGTTTCAGAGGCGAAGACACACGCAAGAACTTCACCGACCACCTCTACTTCGCTCTCAAAGATGCCGGAATCAACACCTTCAGAGACGACAACGAGCTCCGAAGAGGAGAAGATCTCGCATCCGAACTCTTGTCGGCAATCCAAGGGTCCAAAATCTCTGTCATTGTTTTCTCTAGGAACTACGCGGAGTCCAAGTGGTGCCTGGAGGAACTTGTGAAGATCATGGAGTGCCGAAGAACGGTAAGGCAACTGGTTCTGCCAATCTTCTATGATGTTAAACCGTCGGATGTGCGGAATCAGACGAGTAGTTTTGCGCAAGCATTTTTGAAACATGAAGACCGTTACTTGTTGGACATAGACAAGGTAATCAGGTGGAGGAGAGCTCTGATTGAGGCTGCTAATTTGTCCGGATGGGATCTAAGAAACACTGCAGACGG GCATGAAGCCAAGTTTATTAGGAAAATTGTTGAAGTGGTTTCAAAGGAACTCAATAGCACATACTTATATGTCACACTCTACCCAGTTGGAGTAGATTCTCGTGTGCAAGACATCACCTCATTGTTAGGGGTTGGAGCCAATGATGTCCGCATGGTAGGAATTTGGGGAATGGGCGGAATTGGAAAAACAACCATTTCTAAAGCCATATATAACCAACTTTTTCATAGTTTTGAAG ATGAACAAGACAAAGGTGAATAA
- the LOC133861531 gene encoding disease resistance protein Roq1-like isoform X1, with the protein MAASAFLSSSSSSSHPSGTYDVFLSFRGEDTRKNFTDHLYFALKDAGINTFRDDNELRRGEDLASELLSAIQGSKISVIVFSRNYAESKWCLEELVKIMECRRTVRQLVLPIFYDVKPSDVRNQTSSFAQAFLKHEDRYLLDIDKVIRWRRALIEAANLSGWDLRNTADGHEAKFIRKIVEVVSKELNSTYLYVTLYPVGVDSRVQDITSLLGVGANDVRMVGIWGMGGIGKTTISKAIYNQLFHSFEGKSFLANIRKTYKQPDCLVRLHKQLLSDILKMNKTKVNNVDTGIVTIQERLCHRKVLVILDDVDQLEQLNAIARSRDWFGPGSRIIITTRDEQYDSQFYFIFYAIFLPLFLKLFPFSWVLLVLFRYLYLGCRSR; encoded by the exons ATGGCTGCCAGTGcattcctctcttcttcttcttcttcctcccatcCCAGCGGAACCTACGACGTCTTCTTGAGTTTCAGAGGCGAAGACACACGCAAGAACTTCACCGACCACCTCTACTTCGCTCTCAAAGATGCCGGAATCAACACCTTCAGAGACGACAACGAGCTCCGAAGAGGAGAAGATCTCGCATCCGAACTCTTGTCGGCAATCCAAGGGTCCAAAATCTCTGTCATTGTTTTCTCTAGGAACTACGCGGAGTCCAAGTGGTGCCTGGAGGAACTTGTGAAGATCATGGAGTGCCGAAGAACGGTAAGGCAACTGGTTCTGCCAATCTTCTATGATGTTAAACCGTCGGATGTGCGGAATCAGACGAGTAGTTTTGCGCAAGCATTTTTGAAACATGAAGACCGTTACTTGTTGGACATAGACAAGGTAATCAGGTGGAGGAGAGCTCTGATTGAGGCTGCTAATTTGTCCGGATGGGATCTAAGAAACACTGCAGACGG GCATGAAGCCAAGTTTATTAGGAAAATTGTTGAAGTGGTTTCAAAGGAACTCAATAGCACATACTTATATGTCACACTCTACCCAGTTGGAGTAGATTCTCGTGTGCAAGACATCACCTCATTGTTAGGGGTTGGAGCCAATGATGTCCGCATGGTAGGAATTTGGGGAATGGGCGGAATTGGAAAAACAACCATTTCTAAAGCCATATATAACCAACTTTTTCATAGTTTTGAAGGTAAGAGTTTTCTTGCAAATATTAGGAAAACTTATAAGCAACCTGATTGTCTGGTTCGATTACATAAACAACTTCTTTCTGATATTTTGAAGATGAACAAGACAAAGGTGAATAATGTTGATACAGGAATTGTTACAATACAAGAAAGACTTTGTCATAGAAAGGTACTTGTTATACTTGATGATGTAGACCAGTTGGAGCAACTCAATGCCATAGCTAGAAGTCGTGATTGGTTCGGCCCAGGAAGTAGGATTATTATAACAACTAGAGATGAGCAATAtgattctcaattttattttattttttatgccatCTTTTTGCCGTTGTTTCTGAAGTTGTTTCCTTTTTCGTGGGTGCTTTTGGTTCTGTTCAGATACCTCTATTTAGGCTGCAGAAGCCGGTGA